In Plutella xylostella chromosome 3, ilPluXylo3.1, whole genome shotgun sequence, the following proteins share a genomic window:
- the LOC119693507 gene encoding vegetative cell wall protein gp1-like: MSHRDISSIEVENGKHKSEWNKYKTSRISRKLSVVDESRLLSSMSQDLPERSWSEIFSKEDADMVVLEVREQLLQGALAQPAPARPPPAARARLAARCAATAALQVIDWYFYRHDPGEEGSWPAVSVPRRAASWLAEAPPAPAPPDACARQPLPVRPPAAPAPPPPPRAGPSADSMHYPDVQDIPRECWFPGKIKWPKSEGESYVIYGDSRSGFSDSSGDWLRDASGSALAPSSELLQRVTDYTDPSLPVSPRPSPRVPSAALIEGEAWSARPCETAPPAPAPPAPPAVPRPPPPPPPAKTNLSVRSVRSVRAPRAAPPPPPAPARLSHCRLRPLRLETQYEVNSEKIESKPAKADKKKKK; this comes from the exons ATGAGTCACAGAGATATCAGCAGTATTGAAGTCGAGAACGGGAAGCATAAGTCTGAATGGAATAAGTATAAAACCAGTAGGATTAGCAGAAAATTATCAGTTGTGGATGAATCCCGGCTGCTATCGTCGATGTCGCAGGATTTGCCCGAGCGATCTTG GTCGGAGATATTCAGCAAGGAGGACGCGGACATGGTGGTGCTGGAGGTGCGCGAGCAGCTGCTGCAGGGCGCCCTGGCCCAGCCGGCCcccgcgcggccgccgcccgccgcgcgcgcgcgccTCGCCGCCCGctgcgccgccaccgccgcgctGCAGGTCATCGACTG GTACTTCTACCGCCACGACCCCGGCGAGGAGGGCTCGTGGCCGGCGGTGTCGGTGCCGCGGCGCGCCGCCTCGTGGCTGGCGGaggcgccgcccgcgcccgcgccgcccgacGCCTGCGCGCGCCAGCCGCTGCCCGTGCgcccccccgccgcccccgcgccgccgccgccgccgcgcgccgggCCCAGTGCTGACTCGATGCACTACCCCGACGTACAAGATATCCCGAGGGAATGCTG GTTCCCTGGAAAAATTAAATGGCCAAAATCGGAAGGAGAATCATACGTAATTTATGgagat TCCCGCAGTGGGTTCTCTGACAGCAGCGGCGACTGGCTGCGCGACGCGTCGGGCAGCGCGCTGGCGCCGAGCAGCGAGCTGCTGCAGCGCGTCACCGACTACACCGACCCATCGCTGCCG GTGTCCCCGCGCCCCTCGCCGCGCGTGCCCTCCGCCGCGCTGATCGAGGGCGAGGCGTGGTCAGCGCGCCCCTGCGAgaccgcgccccccgcccccgcgccccccgcgccccccgctgTGCCccgaccgccgccgccgccaccgccagCAAAGACCAA CTTGTCGGTGCGGTCGGTGCGGTCAgtgcgcgccccccgcgcggcGCCCCCacccccgcccgcccccgcccggcTGTCCCACTGCAGGCTGCGACCGCTCAG actAGAAACTCAGTACGAAGTTAACTCGGAGAAGATAGAGTCAAAACCAGCAAAAGCCgacaagaaaaagaagaaatga
- the LOC105387751 gene encoding uncharacterized protein LOC105387751 gives MYTLKGIFPEPKKEQKRNFIRENKKQLKSLQSKEPRTAPRPASRPPPHPQRAPGAAPMRPDTLTTKSKKVTNVQIKKGDMAEFLKRKEQRHKHQEESTEEEEDQDVKLTESAGTLRDMGCQTIESNLAQSFAEGTKLTVLYPRKQDDTDGKSKASGDMASHLLDRDSELFEADKRSRLTAILERKDNKDPYLPSGYQKGVVPKYLRERRESEAGAGARGAGPGDAECPPGHVALPDTERKETLRMLRNSFAELVSELNKLPVRTDSLRTRTRKMELERQLAKLEDGIKVFSRPRVFVRIGE, from the exons ATGTATACTTTGAAAgggatatttcctgagccaA AAAAGGAGCAAAAAAGGAACTTTATCAGGGAGAATAAGAAACAGCTGAAGAGTTTACAAAGCAAGGAGCCCCGCACAGCGCCGCGGCCCGCCTCCCGGCCTCCCCCGCACCCCCAGCGGGCCCCGGGGGCGGCACCCATGCGTCCGGACACTCTCACCACAAAATCAAAAAAAGTTACCAatgttcaaattaaaaaaggTGACATGGCCGAATTCCTTAAAAGAAAAGAACAGAGACACAAACATCAAGAAGAATCCACGGAGGAGGAAGAGGACCAAGATGTGAAGCTCACTGAATCTGCCGGCACACTGCGGGACATGGGATGCCAGACGATAGAATCAAATCTGGCTCAATCATTTGCAGAAGGAACTAAATTAACAGTGCTGTATCCAAGGAAGCAAGATGACACAGATGGCAAGTCTAAGGCTAGTGGGGACATGGCCAGCCACCTTTTGGATAGAGACTCAGAGTTATTTGAAGCGGACAAGCGCAGCCGCTTAACGGCTATTTTAGAAAGAAAAGACAATAAGGACCCCTATCTCCCATCAG GTTACCAGAAAGGCGTAGTGCCGAAGTACCTGCGGGAGCGGCGGGAGTCggaggcgggggcgggggcgcggggggcggggccgGGGGACGCCGAGTGCCCCCCGGGCCACGTCGCACTGCCCGACACCGAGCGCAAGGAGACACTGCGCATGCTCAGGAATA GTTTTGCGGAGCTGGTGAGCGAGCTGAACAAGCTGCCGGTGCGCACGGACTCGCTGCGCACGCGCACGCGCAAGATGGAGCTGGAGCGGCAGCTGGCCAAGCTCGAGGACGGCATCAAGGTGTTCTCGCGCCCGCGCGTCTTCGTGCGCATCGGCGAGTAG
- the LOC119693446 gene encoding nucleoside diphosphate kinase 6 — MSKSAVMKYSKRNVYDFNLIAISLRVFEYIVNEITWKLITKPLPTMVRLELTLAIIKPHAVKNPVALSYIRNEIKNKFIVVKTKRVSLDKETASNFYKEHMGKFFYNRLVTFMCSGSVDVHVLGGGGAVAGWRRALGPTAALRAQFLQPACLRALFGISDTRNVAHGSDSPASAEREIKFFFPEFSFYDWHHTDEVMFRKGPIIFNDYLFQHVRKL; from the exons ATGTCAAAATCAGCTGTGATGAAATATTCGAAACGAAATGTTTacgattttaatttaattgcaaTATCTTTACGTGTTTTTGAGTATATTGTGAATGAAATAACCtggaaattaataacaaaaccATTACCAACTATGGTACGATTAGAATTAACTCTAGCGATAATCAAACCCCACGCTGTGAAAAATCCAGTTGCCCTTTCATACAtaagaaatgaaataaaaaataaattcatagtCGTTAAAACCAAGAGGGTTTCCCTGGACAAGGAGACTGCTAGCAATTTTTACAAGGAGCACATGGGGAAGTTCTTCTACAATCGGCTCGTGACGTTCATGTGTAG CGGGAGCGTGGACGTGCACGtgctgggcggcggcggcgcggtggcgGGCTGGCGGCGCGCGCTGGGCCCCACGGCGGCGCTGCGGGCGCAGTTCCTGCAGCCCGCGTGCCTGCGCGCGCTCTTCGGCATCTCCGACACACGGAACGTGGCGCACGGCTCAG ACTCTCCAGCATCAGCTGAAAGAGAGATCAAGTTCTTTTTCCCAGAATTCTCCTTCTATGACTGGCACCACACTGATGAAGTGATGTTTAGGAAAGGACCTATTATATTCAATGACTACCTGTTTCAACATGTGAGAAAACTCTAG
- the LOC105380555 gene encoding U5 small nuclear ribonucleoprotein 40 kDa protein, translating to MPEMETKRKADDYSVVPAKKTRHEISVVGTREKAVVTSAVPRTSNLHAPIMLLEGHQGEIFTAQFHPEGKHIASAGFDRQIFIWNVYGQCENIMVMKGHTGAIMELCFSPDGGHISTASTDNTLAVWDLPTGTRIKKLKGHTNFVNSVSGARRGPELLVSGSDDGSVKLWDVRQRNPAASLDATYPVTAVLFNDTAEKVISGGIDNVIKVWDIRNKEISYKVKGHTDTVTGLALSEDGSYLLSNAMDSTLRIWDVRPFAPAERCVKLLSGHQHNYERDLLRCAWARDGSKVSAGSADRHVWVWCTTSRRALLRLPGHRGAVTAVAFHPREPVLLSASSDKTLYLGEIQN from the exons atgCCAGAAATGGAGACAAAACGGAAGGCGGACGACTATTCAGTTGTTCCTGCAAAGAAGACTCGTCATGAAATCTCCGTCGTCGGCACAAGAGAAAAAGCGGTGGTAACCTCTGCG GTGCCGCGAACGTCCAACCTGCACGCGCCCATCATGCTGCTGGAGGGGCACCAGGGGGAGATCTTCACCGCGCAGTTCCACCCCGAGGGGAAGCACATCGCCTCCGCCGGCTTCGACAGACAAATAT TTATATGGAATGTGTATGGGCAGTGCGAGAACATAATGGTGATGAAGGGCCACACGGGCGCCATCATGGAGCTGTGCTTCTCCCCGGACGGGGGCCACATTAGCACCGCCTCCACCGACAACACACTCGCTGTGTGGGACCTGCCCACCGGCACGCGCATTAAGAAACTCAAGGGACACACCAACTTCGTCAACTCTGTCTCAG gcgcgcggcgcgggccgGAGCTGCTGGTGTCGGGCTCGGACGACGGCTCCGTGAAGCTGTGGGACGTGCGTCAGCGCAACCCCGCCGCCTCGCTGGACGCCACCTACCCCGTCACCGCCGTGCTCTTCAACGACACCGCGGAGAAAGTCATCTCCGGCGGCATCGACAACGTCATCAAGGTCTGGGACATCAGGAATAAGGAGATTTCATATAAAGTCAAAGGACACACGGATACTGTTACAG GGCTGGCGCTGTCGGAGGACGGGTCGTACCTGCTGTCGAACGCGATGGACAGCACGCTGCGCATCTGGGACGTGCGTCCGTTCGCGCCGGCCGAGCGCTGCGTGAAGCTGCTGTCGGGCCATCAGCACAACTACGAGCGCGACCTGCTGCGCTGCGCCTGGGCAAGAGACGGCTCCAAG GTGTCGGCGGGCTCGGCGGACCGGCACGTGTGGGTGTGGTGCACGACGTcgcggcgcgcgctgctgCGGCTGCCGGGCCACCGCGGCGCCGTCACGGCCGTGGCCTTCCACCCGCGCGAGCCCGTGCTGCTCTCCGCCTCCAGCGACAAGACGCTCTATCTGGGCGAGATACAGAACTAG
- the LOC119693445 gene encoding nucleoporin NUP42 codes for MVVCKFFQQGSCRYGQSCRFEHVYSSKYSYQAGAGGGAGGAEAVSDEQLAAQAAADARAALRGGQWLLSAYAPFKEKANLPGLRDVSPEEARLAVYEARANNTLNQTITQFNNLLQEAKSKHEQLLQPSPSLVSTLRSLYRGEPVAAPFANTQNNSTASSLFRSAAQSNSVFGQSSASAFATPTENVAAKSIFAQANQNVFGGTQQQSNPSSIFASASQQLFGPPAPTPTFGQQNPSFGAAQSANVFQKQEAPSQSVFGQNNSVFNQQNSNNTFAQNPSNVFAQANANSFFGQQPPAAAPSVFGSAAAGAAAGAGGAAGAYSAADELAAEELASFSAAEFTLGLIPERAPPRELCV; via the exons ATGGTTGTTTGCAAGTTTTTTCAACAAGGCTCCTGCCGCTATGGCCAAAGTTGTAGATTTGAGCATGTGTATAGTTCAAAATATTCGTATCAAG cgggcgcgggcgggggcgcgggcggcgcggagGCGGTGTCGGACGAGCAGCTGGCggcgcaggcggcggcggacgCGCGCGCGGCGCTGCGCGGCGGTCAGTGGCTGCTCTCCGCCTACGCCCCCTTCAAGGAGAAGGCGAACCTGCCGGGCCTGCGCGACGTGTCCCCCGAGGAGGCGCGCCTCGCCGTCTACGAGGCGCGGGCCAACAACACACTCAACCAAACT aTTACTCAATTCAATAATCTACTTCAGGAAGCTAAATCTAAACATGAACAACTTCTTCAACCAAGCCCCAGTTTAGTGAGCACCCTGCGCAGTCTGTACCGGGGGGAGCCCGTCGCGGCGCCATTCGCcaatacacaaaataattcTACAGCTTCATCTTTATTCAGGAGCGCAGCACAAAGTAATTCAGTATTTGGACAAAGCAGTGCATCAGCATTTGCAACACCCACTGAGAATGTGGCAGCCAAATCAATATTTGCACAAGCTAACCAGAATGTTTTTGGAGGCACCCAACAGCAATCGAACCCTAGCAGCATTTTCGCCAGTGCATCTCAACAGTTATTTGGGCCACCAGCACCGACCCCCACCTTCGGCCAACAGAACCCTTCATTTGGAGCTGCCCAGTCGGCAAATGTCTTTCAAAAACAAGAAGCACCTAGTCAATCTGTGTTTGGACAAAACAATAGTGTATTTAATCAacaaaatagtaataatacaTTTGCCCAAAATCCCAGTAATGTGTTTGCGCAAGCCAATGCAAACAGCTTCTTTGGCCAGCAGCCTCCTGCAGCGGCGCCGAGTGTGTTTGGTTCAgccgcggcgggggcggcggcgggggcggggggggcggcgggcgcgtACTCGGCGGCGGACGAGCTGGCGGCGGAGGAGCTGGCGTCGTTCAGCGCCGCCGAGTTCACTCTGGGGCTCATCCCagagcgcgcgccgccgcgggAGCTGTGTGTGTGA
- the LOC119693472 gene encoding stimulator of interferon genes protein homolog produces MIAKNKIKSSHIFAVQFLSAFCILFAQRDYSVENLFSQDAFIQTLRYAVYFLVLQGSEDGLVLAHAWWRGGGAGTRGARRRAARGAGALAAAAAALLCLRQPLLQPDFALFIMASLAVKYLQTAGAAAAISYGAGMACSYYEGYLVTVLPNQGSDDAQGFQAKISTFESREGVVFPVRRLFIVITRSLYCPPDLALLNHPHRRGATIEACQSLDDVSRSVAGVIGRVYRNTVYKIVRPPAPPAPGRAPAPPRPVYLAAECATPLHTLHKVKTRSQLYDELVHADYEEIRDDFCAMLAEIIARAPACRRAVELVYYDDTDEEQNLAELLLQRIAEIEPEFDTLTRD; encoded by the exons ATGatagcaaaaaataaaattaaaagttcgCATATATTTGCAGTACAATTTTTATCAGCATTTTGCATTTTATTTg CGCAGCGGGACTACTCCGTTGAGAACCTCTTCAGTCAAGATGCATTTATACAAACAT TGCGGTACGCGGTGTACTTCCTGGTGCTGCAGGGGTCGGAGGACGGGCTGGTGCTAGCACACGCGTGgtggcgcgggggcggggcgggcacgcggggggcgcggcggcgggcggcgcggggggcgggcgctctggccgccgccgccgccgcgctgctgtGTCTGCGCCAGCCGCTGCTGCAGCCCGACTTCGCGCTTTTCATCATGGCGAGCCTCGCGGTCAAGTACCTGCAAACT gcgggcgcggcggcggcgatcAGCTACGGCGCGGGCATGGCGTGCTCGTACTACGAGGGCTACCTGGTCACCGTGCTGCCCAACCAGGGCTCCGACGACGCGCAGGGATTCCAG GCCAAGATCAGCACGTTCGAGAGCCGCGAGGGCGTGGTGTTCCCGGTGCGGCGGCTGTTCATCGTGATCACGCGCTCGCTGTACTGCCCGCCCGACCTGGCGCTGCTCAATCACCCGCACCGCCGCGGCGCCACCATCGAGGCCTGCCAG TCGCTGGACGACGTGTCGCGCAGCGTGGCCGGGGTCATCGGCCGCGTGTACCGCAACACCGTGTACAAGATCGtgcgcccccccgcgccccccgcccccggccgcgcccccgcccccccgcgccccgtgTACCTCGCCGCCGAGTGCGCCACGCCGCTGCACACGCTGCACAAGGTCAAGACGAGGTCGCAGCTCTACGACG AGCTGGTGCACGCGGACTACGAGGAGATCCGCGACGACTTCTGCGCCATGCTGGCGGAGATCAtcgcgcgcgcgcccgcctGCCGCCGCGCCGTCGAGCTCGTGTACTACGACG ACACGGACGAGGAGCAGAACCTGGCGGAGCTGCTGCTGCAGCGCATCGCCGAGATCGAGCCCGAGTTCGACACGCTCACCCGGGACTAG